From a region of the Desulfuromonas thiophila genome:
- a CDS encoding cofactor-independent phosphoglycerate mutase — translation MKYLVLLGDGMADEPMDELGGKTVLQAARTPFMDRLASAGELGMAQTVPAAYHPGSDVANLSVFGYDPASCYTGRSPLEAASMGVRLAPEDVAFRLNLVDIVHHQGKLYMADFAAGHISSGEARELILSLQDELGDADFEFHPGVSYRHLLVWRNGEDRLRFVPPHDIINQSIEDKMPQGQGAEVLINLMTSAQMLLKNHPVNLRRIRDNQVPASSIWLWGHGRAPQMPTYAEKFGISGAVISAVDLIKGIGVYAGLEVIEVPGATGYVDTNYAGKAAAAIDALSRHDFVYLHVEAPDEAGHAGNLEEKIRAIERFDAEIVGAVLQQLSEPYRLLLLPDHPTPLHLRTHSRDPVPYVLYDSRQDRASGLTYCEQAAHSTGRFCEQGHLLLPQLLQRA, via the coding sequence ATGAAATACCTGGTATTGCTGGGCGACGGCATGGCCGACGAGCCCATGGACGAACTTGGCGGCAAGACCGTGCTGCAGGCCGCCCGGACCCCTTTTATGGACCGATTGGCCAGTGCCGGCGAGTTGGGCATGGCCCAGACGGTGCCGGCCGCCTACCATCCCGGCAGCGATGTCGCCAACCTCAGCGTGTTCGGTTACGATCCGGCCAGCTGCTACACGGGTCGCTCACCTTTGGAAGCGGCCAGCATGGGAGTGCGGCTGGCGCCCGAGGATGTGGCCTTTCGCCTGAATCTGGTCGATATCGTGCATCATCAGGGCAAGCTGTATATGGCCGATTTCGCCGCCGGCCATATCAGCAGTGGCGAAGCGCGCGAGCTGATTCTGAGCCTGCAGGACGAATTGGGCGATGCGGATTTCGAGTTCCACCCCGGAGTGTCCTACCGTCATCTGCTGGTCTGGCGCAACGGTGAGGACCGGTTGCGGTTCGTGCCGCCTCACGACATCATCAACCAGAGCATTGAAGACAAGATGCCGCAGGGGCAGGGTGCCGAGGTTCTGATCAACCTGATGACATCGGCTCAGATGCTGCTCAAGAACCATCCGGTCAACCTGCGACGCATCCGCGACAATCAGGTGCCGGCCAGTTCCATCTGGCTGTGGGGTCATGGTCGGGCGCCGCAGATGCCGACCTATGCCGAAAAATTCGGCATCAGCGGAGCGGTGATTTCCGCCGTTGACCTGATTAAGGGAATTGGTGTCTATGCCGGTCTTGAGGTGATTGAGGTGCCTGGCGCGACGGGTTATGTCGATACCAACTATGCCGGCAAGGCCGCGGCGGCGATCGATGCGCTCAGCCGGCATGATTTCGTCTACCTGCATGTCGAGGCCCCGGACGAGGCCGGCCATGCCGGCAACCTGGAGGAAAAGATCCGCGCTATCGAGCGGTTTGACGCCGAGATCGTCGGCGCCGTGCTGCAACAGCTGTCAGAGCCCTATCGTCTGCTGCTGTTGCCCGATCATCCCACGCCCCTGCATCTGCGCACCCATTCGCGTGATCCGGTTCCCTATGTGCTGTACGATTCGCGACAGGACAGGGCCAGCGGCCTGACCTACTGCGAGCAGGCGGCGCACAGCACCGGCCGCTTCTGTGAGCAGGGACACCTGCTGCTGCCGCAGCTGCTGCAGCGCGCCTGA
- the glnD gene encoding [protein-PII] uridylyltransferase — protein MPHQRPVVVCPDLNPPASFAGDFATARPAVLEQLRGWRDHCAQLIRTAHRQGASGRQTVVALTAMTDSLTGFLAGFCRRDLPPDEDSALIALGGYGRGEMNPYSDIDLMFFSPGPASASLQELSQRMLYLLWDLGYDVSPCVRSRQDCLQLAEQDLTVATAMLDSRFLAGNAAVHDLYRKQVHAVLLNRNSQEFIRAKLAESEQRRRRFGSSVYLLEPNIKEGEGGLRDLHTAWWVCQVKYKLDSLRGLVIKGVISEEEHQQFFSLLEALWRIRNELHYLSPRKNDQLHFDKQEQLAAFFGYQDCRTALAVEQFMQHYYETASRVEHLASSLIARAQSTTQSEHRLLGYLKRRNIDENFFALRGEIYPCHDDLFAREPALMMQAFFLAQRHELALSLKLKTLIRENQFRINDRLRRSRAMAGTFLEILRGKKQVYEILAQMHHLLFLNHFIPEFRRIYCRVQHDAYHIYTVDTHTLFAVREITRLWQGVYREKKPLLTRLAQETEKPQLLILAVLLHDIGKGQGSQHSEKGARMIPTIARRLGLGREDSLRLEFLVRHHLQMAYISQRRDLHDDNLIAQFAATMQMSENLNMLYLLTFADIKAVGPDVWTEWKGFLLQELYEKTYTVLEKGNFVREERSEKIRNRKRKVFELLAEEFDPRLVRDCLRNCSTRYLMAHRSAKIAQHLRVVLQRGDSPLAMQVAFRPERSYTEVIIVTLDVPGLFTIIAGVMSANGINILGAQIYTQKNGTAVDVLQVGSSDGLIYDDPRKWQKVEADLLWFLQGRGRVEEAVQKRRSSVQLSCKKMVPRVPPRVDIDNSISAEHTVIDISTRDEVGLLYSINHCLNQLGLYVGVAKITTKGERAGDTFYVQDIFGSKITQQEKLDELRRALLECLQ, from the coding sequence ATGCCGCATCAGCGTCCCGTCGTTGTCTGTCCCGATCTGAATCCGCCGGCCAGCTTCGCCGGCGATTTCGCCACCGCCCGGCCGGCCGTGCTTGAGCAGCTGCGTGGCTGGCGCGATCATTGCGCGCAGCTGATCCGCACGGCCCATCGCCAGGGTGCCAGTGGCCGTCAGACCGTGGTGGCTCTGACAGCCATGACCGATAGCCTGACCGGCTTTCTCGCCGGGTTCTGCCGGCGCGATCTGCCGCCCGACGAGGACAGTGCGCTGATTGCCCTGGGGGGGTACGGCCGCGGCGAGATGAATCCCTATTCCGACATCGACCTGATGTTCTTCAGCCCCGGACCGGCCAGCGCCAGTCTGCAGGAGCTGTCACAGCGCATGCTCTATCTGCTGTGGGATCTGGGATACGATGTCTCGCCCTGTGTGCGCAGCCGGCAGGATTGCCTGCAACTGGCCGAGCAGGATCTGACGGTGGCCACGGCCATGCTCGATTCGCGTTTTCTGGCCGGCAATGCCGCCGTTCACGACCTGTACCGCAAACAGGTGCATGCGGTGCTGCTCAACCGCAACAGCCAGGAATTCATCCGCGCCAAGCTGGCGGAGAGCGAGCAGCGCCGCCGCCGTTTCGGTTCGTCGGTCTATCTGCTGGAGCCCAACATCAAGGAAGGCGAGGGCGGTCTGCGCGATCTGCACACGGCCTGGTGGGTCTGTCAGGTCAAGTACAAGCTCGACAGTCTGCGCGGTCTGGTCATCAAGGGCGTAATCAGCGAGGAGGAACATCAGCAGTTCTTCAGCCTGCTCGAGGCCCTCTGGCGCATCCGCAATGAGCTGCATTATCTTTCACCACGCAAGAACGACCAGCTGCACTTTGACAAGCAGGAACAGCTGGCCGCTTTTTTTGGCTATCAGGATTGCAGAACGGCCCTGGCGGTCGAGCAGTTCATGCAGCACTACTACGAAACCGCCAGCCGGGTGGAACATCTGGCCTCCAGCCTGATCGCCCGGGCACAGAGCACCACCCAGAGTGAACACCGCCTGCTGGGCTACCTGAAACGCCGCAACATCGATGAGAACTTCTTCGCCTTGCGCGGCGAGATCTATCCCTGTCACGACGATCTGTTTGCCCGCGAGCCGGCTCTGATGATGCAGGCTTTTTTTCTGGCCCAGCGCCACGAACTGGCCCTGAGTCTGAAGCTGAAAACCCTGATCCGCGAGAATCAGTTCCGTATCAACGACCGTTTGCGCCGGTCGCGCGCCATGGCCGGCACCTTTCTCGAAATCCTGCGGGGCAAAAAACAGGTCTACGAGATTCTGGCGCAGATGCATCATCTGCTGTTTCTCAACCATTTCATCCCGGAATTCAGGCGTATCTACTGCCGTGTGCAGCACGATGCCTACCATATCTACACCGTCGATACCCATACCCTGTTCGCCGTGCGTGAGATCACCCGGCTGTGGCAGGGGGTCTACCGCGAGAAGAAGCCCCTGCTCACCCGCCTGGCGCAGGAAACCGAGAAACCGCAGCTGTTGATTCTGGCGGTGCTGTTGCATGATATCGGCAAGGGCCAGGGCAGTCAGCATAGCGAAAAGGGTGCCCGCATGATCCCGACCATCGCCCGTCGTTTGGGATTGGGGCGCGAGGACAGCCTGCGGCTGGAGTTTCTGGTGCGCCATCATCTGCAGATGGCCTATATCTCGCAGCGGCGCGACCTGCACGACGACAACCTGATCGCCCAGTTCGCCGCCACCATGCAGATGAGTGAAAACCTCAACATGCTCTATCTGCTGACCTTTGCCGACATCAAGGCCGTTGGCCCCGATGTGTGGACGGAATGGAAGGGCTTTTTGCTGCAGGAACTGTATGAAAAAACCTATACGGTGCTGGAGAAGGGCAATTTTGTGCGCGAGGAGCGCTCGGAGAAGATTCGCAACCGCAAGCGCAAGGTGTTTGAGCTGTTGGCCGAGGAATTCGACCCGCGTCTGGTGCGCGACTGTCTGCGCAACTGTTCGACCCGCTACCTGATGGCCCATCGTTCGGCCAAGATCGCCCAGCACCTGCGCGTGGTGCTGCAACGCGGCGACAGTCCGTTGGCCATGCAGGTCGCCTTCCGGCCCGAACGCAGCTATACCGAGGTCATCATCGTTACCCTGGATGTGCCGGGGCTGTTCACCATCATCGCCGGGGTCATGTCGGCCAACGGCATCAACATCCTTGGCGCCCAGATCTATACGCAGAAGAACGGCACGGCTGTGGACGTTCTGCAGGTGGGCAGTTCCGACGGCCTGATCTACGATGACCCGCGTAAATGGCAGAAGGTGGAGGCCGATCTGCTCTGGTTTCTGCAGGGTCGTGGCCGGGTGGAGGAGGCGGTGCAGAAACGGCGCAGTTCGGTGCAACTGAGCTGCAAGAAAATGGTGCCGCGGGTGCCGCCGCGGGTGGATATCGACAACAGCATTTCCGCCGAGCATACGGTCATCGATATCAGTACCCGTGACGAGGTGGGCCTGCTCTACAGCATCAACCACTGCCTCAACCAACTGGGGTTGTATGTCGGCGTGGCCAAGATCACCACCAAGGGCGAGCGGGCCGGTGACACCTTCTATGTCCAGGACATCTTCGGCAGCAAGATCACCCAGCAGGAGAAGCTCGATGAACTACGCCGCGCCCTGCTGGAGTGTCTGCAGTGA
- a CDS encoding N-acetylmuramoyl-L-alanine amidase, whose amino-acid sequence MNSANCLMTERRPCGIVTVLLPALLPLVLLLALLWPQPACASPQSDYTAAREAYHALLRSNSRQQYRHHWERVLDPLATFVRRYPQHARAADACYLLGQGYEKLSAISHQRDDLQQALSHYQRLFERYPASSLADDALLHSARIQQQRLADNVQSRQLLQRLLRQYPRADMAAPARTLLAQLGEAPPASPAPVATPAAQAGGSQIEDIRYSVGADHTRLVIELSGETPYQLGNLSGPPRFYLDLAGARSRAGLPETFSVRGAPALRAIRQGKGTHGVRLVCDFDRLPGYQVFTLTQPFRIVVDFSHDQHASLTANPPQLREAPASAPRQPAGDAVTALLPAKSAEPVQRLQLPPLKKKQRLRIVVDAGHGGKDPGAVGAGGLYEKDITLAMAKKLAEQLRQQVSCEVLLTRERDVYLTLQQRTAFANEVDADLFVSIHANASLNKAAHGTETFFLNFSKNDKAIEVAARENGMSLKEVSDLELILFDLMANAKINESSRLATEIQQAMVKRLRQKYPVRDLGVKQGPFHVLLGATMPSVLVEVAFISHAKEASYLKNSHYQAQAVLGISQGVANYLRSQNLLAER is encoded by the coding sequence ATGAACTCTGCCAACTGCTTGATGACTGAGCGCCGCCCGTGCGGCATCGTTACCGTTCTGCTGCCGGCCCTGCTGCCGCTTGTATTGCTGCTGGCACTGCTGTGGCCCCAACCGGCCTGCGCCTCGCCCCAGAGCGACTACACCGCCGCCCGCGAGGCCTACCATGCCCTGCTCAGGTCGAACAGCCGCCAGCAGTACCGCCACCACTGGGAGCGGGTACTTGATCCCTTGGCGACCTTTGTGCGGCGCTATCCCCAGCATGCCCGTGCCGCCGATGCCTGCTATCTGCTGGGCCAGGGCTATGAGAAACTTTCCGCCATCTCGCATCAGCGGGATGATCTGCAGCAGGCCCTGAGTCATTACCAGCGGCTGTTCGAGCGCTACCCGGCCAGCTCGCTGGCCGACGATGCCCTGTTGCACAGTGCCCGCATCCAGCAGCAGCGGCTGGCTGACAACGTACAGTCCCGCCAGCTGCTGCAGCGCCTGCTGCGCCAATATCCGCGCGCTGACATGGCCGCGCCGGCCCGCACTCTGCTGGCGCAGCTGGGCGAAGCGCCACCCGCCTCGCCGGCACCGGTTGCTACCCCGGCCGCCCAGGCCGGCGGCAGTCAGATCGAGGATATCCGTTATTCCGTCGGCGCCGACCATACCCGTTTGGTCATTGAACTCAGCGGCGAGACGCCCTACCAGCTTGGCAACCTCAGCGGCCCGCCACGGTTTTATCTGGATCTGGCCGGTGCCCGCAGCCGGGCCGGTCTGCCGGAGACGTTCAGCGTGCGGGGCGCGCCGGCTCTGCGCGCCATCCGCCAGGGCAAGGGAACCCATGGTGTGCGCCTGGTGTGCGATTTTGACCGCCTGCCGGGCTATCAGGTGTTCACCCTCACGCAGCCGTTCCGTATCGTGGTCGATTTCAGTCATGATCAGCACGCCAGCCTGACGGCCAACCCGCCGCAGTTGCGCGAGGCTCCGGCCAGTGCGCCGCGCCAGCCGGCCGGCGATGCCGTGACTGCCCTGCTGCCGGCCAAAAGCGCCGAGCCGGTGCAGCGGCTGCAGCTGCCGCCGCTGAAAAAGAAACAGCGTCTGCGCATTGTGGTCGATGCCGGTCATGGCGGTAAAGACCCCGGTGCGGTGGGCGCCGGCGGCCTGTACGAGAAGGATATCACGCTGGCAATGGCCAAAAAGCTGGCCGAGCAGCTGCGGCAGCAGGTGTCCTGCGAGGTGCTGCTGACCCGTGAGCGCGATGTCTATCTTACCCTGCAGCAGCGCACCGCTTTTGCCAATGAGGTGGATGCCGACCTGTTCGTGTCGATCCATGCCAATGCCAGCCTCAACAAGGCGGCCCATGGCACGGAGACCTTTTTTCTCAATTTCTCCAAGAACGACAAGGCCATTGAGGTGGCGGCGCGGGAAAACGGCATGAGCTTGAAGGAGGTCAGCGACCTGGAGCTGATTCTGTTTGATCTGATGGCCAACGCCAAGATCAACGAATCGAGCCGGCTGGCCACGGAGATTCAGCAGGCGATGGTGAAGCGGCTGCGCCAGAAATATCCGGTTCGTGACCTGGGGGTGAAGCAGGGGCCGTTCCATGTGCTGCTCGGCGCCACCATGCCTTCGGTGCTGGTCGAGGTGGCTTTTATCAGCCATGCCAAGGAGGCCAGTTATCTCAAGAACAGCCATTACCAGGCTCAGGCCGTTCTCGGCATCAGTCAGGGCGTGGCCAATTACCTGCGTTCGCAGAATCTGCTGGCCGAAAGGTAG
- the xerD gene encoding site-specific tyrosine recombinase XerD — MTATVLDRLIDDFLYFLRVEKGLSPATLEAYSRDLQRHGAFLRQQGLTGLQSVDPALLVTFFAALRHEGLGVRSRVRLLAALRGFYRFAVDQRQLTENPLLLLDSPRLLQTLPGCLSPAEVDRLLQVRGQDCLLDQRDQTMLELLYASGLRVSELVGLRCSDYQATTGMVRVMGKGSRQRLVPVGEPAQDCLRHYLAQVRPQLLSDADSPALFLSRRGRGLTRQGFWLMIKRRARQAGLTQTITPHTLRHSFATHLLENGADLRVVQMLLGHADITTTQIYTHVSREHLQRVHERFHPRP; from the coding sequence GTGACGGCGACGGTCCTTGATCGGCTGATTGATGATTTTCTGTATTTTCTGCGGGTTGAAAAGGGACTGAGCCCGGCCACGCTGGAAGCCTACAGCCGCGATCTGCAGCGCCATGGCGCCTTTTTGCGCCAGCAGGGGCTGACCGGCCTGCAGTCCGTCGATCCGGCGCTGCTGGTGACGTTCTTCGCCGCCCTGCGCCATGAGGGGCTGGGGGTGCGCAGCCGGGTGCGGCTGCTGGCGGCCCTGCGCGGGTTTTATCGTTTTGCCGTCGACCAGCGGCAGCTGACGGAAAACCCCCTGTTGCTGCTCGACAGCCCGCGCCTACTGCAAACCCTGCCCGGTTGCCTGAGCCCGGCCGAGGTGGATCGCCTGCTGCAGGTGCGTGGTCAGGATTGCCTGCTCGACCAGCGTGACCAGACCATGCTGGAACTGCTCTATGCCAGCGGGCTGCGTGTGTCTGAACTGGTCGGGCTGCGCTGCAGCGATTATCAGGCCACCACCGGCATGGTGCGGGTCATGGGCAAGGGCTCCAGGCAGCGGCTGGTGCCTGTCGGTGAGCCGGCCCAGGACTGTCTCAGACATTACCTGGCCCAGGTCCGGCCGCAGCTGCTGAGCGATGCCGACAGCCCGGCGCTGTTTCTCAGCCGCCGGGGCAGGGGCTTGACACGCCAGGGCTTCTGGCTGATGATAAAGCGCCGTGCCCGCCAGGCCGGCCTGACACAGACCATCACCCCCCACACCCTGCGCCATTCCTTCGCGACCCATCTGCTTGAAAACGGCGCGGACCTGCGGGTCGTGCAGATGCTGCTGGGACACGCCGACATCACCACCACGCAGATCTATACCCATGTCAGTCGCGAGCACCTGCAACGGGTGCATGAGCGTTTCCACCCGCGCCCCTAG